The following are encoded in a window of Francisella tularensis subsp. tularensis genomic DNA:
- the ruvC gene encoding crossover junction endodeoxyribonuclease RuvC encodes MVILGIDPGSRITGFGVIKVQDNKIYYVASGCIRITEITTPKRLKQIADGITQIINIYAPTEAAIEQIFMFQNPMGAIKLGQARGVAMCTLAINNLEVSEYSAKQIKQAVVGTGGAAKSQVQHMVQSLLGLSKKPPEDAADALAIAICHYHSSKSLAKISGASRVSQKRIK; translated from the coding sequence ATGGTTATTTTAGGAATAGATCCAGGCTCAAGGATAACAGGTTTTGGGGTTATAAAAGTCCAAGATAATAAAATCTATTATGTTGCAAGTGGCTGTATTCGGATAACAGAAATAACTACTCCAAAAAGACTCAAACAAATTGCTGATGGTATAACACAGATTATAAATATATACGCACCAACTGAAGCTGCGATTGAACAAATATTTATGTTTCAGAACCCTATGGGAGCTATTAAGTTAGGACAAGCTAGAGGTGTAGCAATGTGTACACTAGCTATTAATAACCTAGAAGTTAGCGAATATTCAGCAAAACAAATTAAACAAGCTGTAGTAGGTACTGGAGGAGCTGCTAAATCTCAGGTCCAGCACATGGTTCAGTCTTTGTTAGGTTTGAGCAAAAAGCCTCCAGAGGATGCTGCGGATGCTTTAGCAATAGCAATATGCCACTACCATAGTAGCAAATCATTGGCAAAAATCTCTGGAGCAAGTCGAGTTTCACAAAAAAGAATTAAATGA